CGCTGGTACGGCGCCCCTTGGGCATAGGATGCCATCGCCCTTGGTTCCATGATCCCGTGGAGGCGGTGAATGCGATCTTCCATGATGAAATCTCCTGCGACCGACAGTTCGCTTCTACGTTTTAGTCGGATTTCTTCTTGGAGGCCTTTTTTGCCGGTTTGGCGGCGTCCTTTTCAGAAGGCTTTTTCTCCGATTTCGGCGCCGCTTCGTGCTTTTCAGCCTTCTTGGGCTTCTCGGACTTGTCGGCCTTGGCCGGCTTCTCAGTGTCCTTCTTCGGCATCTTCGTCTCGACGATCCTGGCCTTATCCAGCACCCGGTCCAGGCATTTGTCTTCCCGGATCTGCAGGGCCAGCACGCTCAGGCCGTCGTTCTTGGCCAGATCATCCCGAACCCGGTCAAACCGCCGGTTGTAGGCCCTCGCCATTTCGGCGATCTGGGCGTTGACCTCTTCTTCCGTGACGTCCACTTCCAATTTCTCGGCGACGTCTTCCAGGATGAAGTGCAGCTTCAATTCGGCCGTCACCTCCTCGCGGGCGCTCGTTCGCAACTCGTCGGCGTGTTTTTCGATCTCCGCGATCGGCACGCCGTGTCGCTGCAATTCAATCATCTTCCGCATGACGGCTCGCTCAGTCTGCCGCGACGAGATGCCCTCCGGCAATTCCAGCTTGGTGTGGTCCAGGAAATACTTCCGAACCTGATTCCGCATCCCCTTTTTGATCTCCTGCTCGATCCGGCCCTGCATCGCCGACTTCACCCACTCCCGGAATTCCTTTTCACTCTCGAAGCCCTGGTTCGTGATGTACTCTTTGTTGAGGGCCGGCAATTCCATTCGCTTGATGTCGTTGAGCTTGAACTCAAACTCGGCCTTCTTGCCGCGCAGCTCCTCGACTTCGTGGTCCTCCGGAATAGTGACGGAGAGCTTCTTGGTGTCGCCGATCTTCGCGCCTTTGAAGGTGTCGCCCAGATCTTCCAGCGTGACGCCTTCGATCCGCTGCGGACGCGCCGCGAGCTGCATGTTCTCCTGCTTCTTGTGTTCCTTTCCGTCCACCGTCATGACCAGGTCGCAGATGAGCAAATCGTCGATCGCCACCTTGCCGTCGTTGACCGGAATCCAGTTGCCCCGACGAGCCCGCTCGCGGTCTATCTGGTGGGTGACGTCCTCATCCGTTACTTTGACGTCGGGGCGTTCAATTTCAGCGCCATCCAACGGCGGCAACTCGAATTCCGGCTTGACCTCGACCTCGCACTTGAACTCCAAGTCGCCGTCCTCCGGAAGCTTCATGTGCTGTAGCGCCGTCGGCATGTCCACCAACTGTTCCTTGCCGTCCGGCTCCCCGGGCGCCTTCTTGTCCTTCATCGTTACCCAAAAGAGCGGATCGCCGAGGACGCGGAGGTCTTCCTTCTCGATCGCCGCCAGGTACGCGTTGGAAACGAGCCGCGTCTGAACCTGCGCGCCGACATCGGACCCGAACCGTTTCTCCACGAGGCGCCGCGGAGCGCGGCCGCGCCGAAAGCCGGGCACGACGGCCTCGGCCACGAGCTGCTTGTATTCCTTGTCCAGTTCCTGGGACATGCTGTCGCGCGGGACGGTCACGGAGACTTTTTTTCGCAGAACCCCGGCATCCGCGACGGCGACCTTGATCGCATCCTTGAGCACCTCGCGAAGGTCGGCTTCCTTCTCCTCGTCGACTTCAACGCCGACCGGCGATTCCTCTTGTCCGTGGATTTCTTGCTTGGCCATTCGAATCCTCCGTGGCGTTGGGCGCTGCCACGCTTCGGCACGCGCACAAAAAAAGCCGGTCAGGCGTCTTGAAAGCTCCCGACCGACTCGAATCGATCCTCGGCGCCACTCCTGCCCGCGGCCAACGCCTGACCATCCCGGTCGATAACCCGCGGGGGTGTTCTTATTTTCGAAAGCGGGTGATGAGACTCGAACTCACGACATTCACGTTGGCAACGTGACGCTCTACCACTGAGCTACACCCGCGTTTTTTTGCGGCAAGCTGCCTTCTATCGGGCACCCGCCGGTAGGCCATCATTTATAACCGAAGTCGCCCGTCGTCAACAGGTGCCGCCGCAACCCTCGGTCCCTCCGCGTTGGCCGGGTTGGGATGATAGCCCCGGTTGTTGCCAGCGTCTCGGCGGTGGAAAAGCGATGGAATTTGGAATTGCAGCCGGTAGTCATATCAAGAGTTTATGGACGATATTCTGAAAGCGGCCGGTGCCGGTCTGGGCGGTCGAGTATTCTGGTACGGTTCCGGGCATGTACGAACGTCGACACCAAGCCCTTTTGTCGCGAACCCAGTTCTTCATCCGCCTGGCGCGGAGCATCGCGGCATCGGCAGCTATCGTCACGGCCGCACTGGGGATCGGCATCGTCGGCTATCACCAATTCGCGGGTATGGCCTGGATCGACGCCTTTGTGGACGCGTCGATGATCCTCTCGGGCATGGGGCAGGTTAATCCCCTCACGACCACGTCGGGTAAGGTCTTCGCCTCCCTCTACGCGCTCTTTTCGGGGATCGTTTTTGTGGCGATCGCGACCATTATCGTCGCACCAGTGCTGCACCGGCTACTGCACCACTTCCATCTGGAGGGAAGGAAATAGCAAGCGTTCGCCCAACGCCACGACATTAACCGGCGACGCTTTCCACCGTCGGGCAGGTGCAAAACAGGTTCCTGTCTCCCCAGACGTTGTCGATGCGGCCGACGGCGGGCCAGAACTTGCGCTCGCGGACCCACGGCAAGGGGAACGCCGCCTGTTCGCGGCGATAGGGATGCGGCCACTCCGTCGCGCAGACGGCGTCGTAGGTGTGCGGGGCGTTTTTGAGCGGATTGTCGTCGCGATCGGCCCGGCCCTCTTCGATAGCGCGAATCTCTTCTCGGATGGCGATGAGCGCGTCGCAATACCGGTCTAACTCCGCCTTGGACTCGCTCTCCGTCGGCTCGATCATCAACGTGCCGGGAACTGGGAACGACATCGTCGGTGCGTGAAACCCGAAGTCCATCAGCCGCTTGGCGATGTCCTCCACCTTGACGCCGGCGCTCTTCTCAAACGCGCGGGCATCGACGATGAACTCGTGAGCCACGCGGCCGCCCTTGCCGCGATAGAGGATCGGATAGTGCCCTTCCAGACGCTTCGCCATGTAATTGGCGTTGAGG
Above is a window of Phycisphaerae bacterium DNA encoding:
- the tig gene encoding trigger factor, whose amino-acid sequence is MAKQEIHGQEESPVGVEVDEEKEADLREVLKDAIKVAVADAGVLRKKVSVTVPRDSMSQELDKEYKQLVAEAVVPGFRRGRAPRRLVEKRFGSDVGAQVQTRLVSNAYLAAIEKEDLRVLGDPLFWVTMKDKKAPGEPDGKEQLVDMPTALQHMKLPEDGDLEFKCEVEVKPEFELPPLDGAEIERPDVKVTDEDVTHQIDRERARRGNWIPVNDGKVAIDDLLICDLVMTVDGKEHKKQENMQLAARPQRIEGVTLEDLGDTFKGAKIGDTKKLSVTIPEDHEVEELRGKKAEFEFKLNDIKRMELPALNKEYITNQGFESEKEFREWVKSAMQGRIEQEIKKGMRNQVRKYFLDHTKLELPEGISSRQTERAVMRKMIELQRHGVPIAEIEKHADELRTSAREEVTAELKLHFILEDVAEKLEVDVTEEEVNAQIAEMARAYNRRFDRVRDDLAKNDGLSVLALQIREDKCLDRVLDKARIVETKMPKKDTEKPAKADKSEKPKKAEKHEAAPKSEKKPSEKDAAKPAKKASKKKSD